In Ignavibacteriales bacterium, the following are encoded in one genomic region:
- the rpsH gene encoding 30S ribosomal protein S8: MNTTDPIADYLTRLRNAIKARHRRVDIPASNLKRSLSKILTEQHYINGYSELNDNKQGIIRVSLRYTDGVAAITGLSRFSKPGLRIYKPAEEIPRVLNGLGIAIVSTSQGLMTDKDARQKNIGGEVLCSIW, encoded by the coding sequence ATGAATACAACAGATCCAATTGCAGATTATCTGACACGATTAAGAAACGCTATTAAAGCGCGTCATCGCCGTGTCGATATCCCCGCTTCGAATTTAAAACGCTCGCTCAGTAAGATATTAACCGAACAACATTACATCAACGGTTATTCGGAACTTAACGATAACAAGCAAGGAATTATTAGAGTGTCTCTTCGCTATACAGACGGCGTAGCGGCGATTACTGGATTATCGAGATTTAGCAAGCCCGGATTAAGAATATATAAACCGGCAGAAGAGATACCACGTGTATTAAACGGTTTAGGAATTGCGATAGTCTCAACATCGCAGGGGCTTATGACCGATAAAGACGCTCGCCAGAAAAATATCGGCGGCGAAGTACTATGTTCCATATGGTAA
- the rpmD gene encoding 50S ribosomal protein L30 — protein MAKKIKITQKISQIHTLKSHKATIKALGLGRPNYSVIQNDTPQIRGMIDKVKYLLKVEEVK, from the coding sequence ATGGCGAAAAAAATTAAAATTACACAAAAGATAAGTCAGATTCATACTCTCAAATCACATAAAGCGACGATCAAAGCTTTAGGACTTGGCAGGCCGAATTATTCCGTAATCCAGAACGATACGCCGCAAATCAGAGGTATGATTGATAAGGTGAAATATCTTCTAAAAGTAGAAGAGGTAAAATAG
- the rplE gene encoding 50S ribosomal protein L5 — MGKEKSTKAVKEAPKSKPGEQEAGVIPRLYEMYEKSIIENLMKEFKYSNVMQVPKLEKIAVNVGVGEATQDAKLLDVIIKDLESIIGQKAVITKAKKAISNFKLREGLPIGIRVTLRGRKMYEFMDRFMNVAVPRIRDFRGFSDKSFDGRGNYTVGVKEQIIFPEIDFDKVTKIFGMDITFVTTAKNDQEGYALLKQFGMPFEKRQSTIE; from the coding sequence ATGGGCAAAGAAAAATCAACTAAAGCTGTAAAAGAAGCACCGAAATCGAAACCTGGCGAACAGGAAGCTGGTGTAATCCCCCGACTTTATGAAATGTACGAGAAATCGATCATTGAAAATTTGATGAAAGAATTCAAGTACAGTAACGTTATGCAGGTACCTAAGCTTGAAAAAATAGCAGTCAATGTAGGTGTTGGTGAAGCTACTCAAGATGCTAAATTGCTCGATGTAATCATTAAAGACCTCGAATCAATCATCGGTCAGAAGGCAGTTATCACAAAAGCGAAGAAAGCAATATCGAATTTCAAACTGAGAGAAGGATTACCAATAGGAATTCGGGTCACACTTCGCGGACGTAAAATGTACGAATTCATGGATCGGTTTATGAACGTAGCAGTTCCGCGTATCCGTGATTTTCGCGGATTCTCGGATAAATCGTTCGATGGAAGAGGAAATTACACTGTAGGTGTGAAAGAACAAATTATTTTTCCCGAAATAGATTTCGATAAAGTAACGAAAATTTTCGGGATGGATATAACATTCGTAACGACAGCAAAGAACGATCAGGAAGGTTACGCACTTCTGAAGCAGTTCGGCATGCCGTTCGAAAAAAGACAATCAACAATTGAATAA
- the rpsE gene encoding 30S ribosomal protein S5: MTRIKTGELELKDRLVHINRVAKVVKGGRRFSFSAIVVVGDGHGYVGVGLGKANEVQDAIAKGIDDAKKNVVHVSILHGTIPHTVIGKYSASRVLLKPASPGTGLIAGGGVRAVLESAGVKDVLTKSIGSCNPHNVVKATLRALQGLIDAKTMANRRSLGLAEIFGSQNAPSTN; the protein is encoded by the coding sequence TTGACAAGAATAAAAACAGGCGAACTTGAACTTAAAGACCGACTTGTACACATAAATCGTGTTGCCAAGGTCGTTAAAGGCGGAAGACGTTTTAGTTTCAGCGCTATCGTTGTCGTTGGAGATGGTCATGGTTATGTTGGAGTTGGTTTGGGTAAAGCTAATGAAGTGCAGGACGCGATTGCTAAAGGAATCGATGATGCAAAGAAAAATGTTGTACACGTTTCTATTTTGCACGGAACAATTCCCCATACCGTAATCGGTAAATACAGCGCATCGAGAGTTTTGTTAAAACCCGCATCGCCAGGTACAGGATTAATAGCAGGCGGTGGCGTGCGCGCAGTATTGGAATCTGCCGGCGTGAAAGATGTTCTAACAAAATCAATCGGTTCATGCAATCCTCACAACGTTGTGAAAGCGACACTAAGAGCATTGCAAGGTCTGATCGACGCAAAAACAATGGCTAACCGCCGGAGTTTAGGTTTAGCCGAAATATTCGGTTCGCAAAATGCTCCATCTACTAATTAA
- a CDS encoding type Z 30S ribosomal protein S14: protein MARLAMVVKAKRTPKHAVQKHNRCNICGRPRGYMRKFGICRLCFRKLALDGKIPGVLKASW, encoded by the coding sequence TTGGCACGATTAGCAATGGTAGTAAAAGCGAAACGAACGCCGAAACATGCCGTTCAAAAACATAACCGCTGCAACATTTGCGGAAGACCGCGTGGTTACATGCGCAAATTCGGAATATGCCGTCTATGTTTTCGAAAATTGGCACTCGACGGAAAAATTCCCGGCGTGTTAAAGGCAAGCTGGTAA
- the infA gene encoding translation initiation factor IF-1 translates to MAKQGPITMDGVITDTLPNAMFRVKLDNGHEILAVISGKMRMHYIKILVGDKVTVEMSPYDLTKGRITYRYK, encoded by the coding sequence ATGGCTAAGCAAGGACCAATTACGATGGACGGTGTAATCACCGATACATTACCCAACGCGATGTTCAGGGTGAAATTAGATAACGGTCACGAGATATTGGCAGTAATTTCCGGTAAAATGAGAATGCATTACATAAAAATATTAGTCGGCGATAAAGTAACTGTAGAAATGTCGCCTTACGATCTGACCAAAGGTCGTATTACGTATCGGTATAAATAA
- the rplF gene encoding 50S ribosomal protein L6, protein MSRIGKKPIPVAKGVKIEKNDVMLKMTGPKGMLSAKVPSAISVEVVENALILKRSSDEKKYRALHGTWRALLSNMMKGVSEGFQRKLEIVGVGYKAEMKGKKLQLVLGYSHPIIFEAPAEIKLEVPIPTNILISGIDKQLVGQVAAKLRSFRPPEPYKGKGVKYEGEYIRRKAGKAAATAGAKAG, encoded by the coding sequence ATGTCTAGAATAGGAAAAAAACCAATACCCGTTGCAAAAGGCGTTAAGATCGAGAAGAACGATGTAATGCTGAAGATGACCGGACCGAAAGGGATGTTGTCTGCGAAAGTTCCATCGGCAATCTCCGTGGAAGTTGTTGAGAATGCACTTATACTTAAGCGTTCTTCTGATGAAAAAAAATATCGGGCTTTACACGGCACATGGCGAGCATTACTGAGCAATATGATGAAGGGTGTCTCAGAAGGATTTCAAAGGAAATTGGAAATCGTCGGTGTCGGATATAAAGCTGAGATGAAAGGGAAAAAACTTCAACTCGTGCTCGGTTATTCGCATCCGATAATATTTGAAGCACCGGCGGAAATTAAACTTGAAGTTCCGATACCAACAAACATACTGATTTCAGGAATTGACAAACAGCTTGTCGGTCAGGTCGCGGCAAAATTGAGATCTTTCCGTCCACCGGAACCATATAAAGGTAAGGGTGTAAAGTATGAAGGTGAGTACATTCGCCGGAAAGCAGGAAAAGCGGCAGCGACAGCCGGAGCTAAGGCAGGATAA
- the rplO gene encoding 50S ribosomal protein L15: MANNALHNLKYAPGSRKKVKRIARGQGSGHGGTATRGHKGEGARSGTHYRPWFEGGQMPLVRRVPKFGFTNVLRVEFQKVNVSRLEEFAAAGKIKDGKINPELLYTLGAVSKKSLPVKILGDGDLKSKLEITANSFSKTAVQKIEAAGGKAITINKSAK; this comes from the coding sequence ATGGCGAATAATGCATTACATAATTTAAAATACGCTCCCGGGTCGAGGAAGAAAGTAAAACGAATCGCTCGTGGTCAGGGATCAGGACACGGTGGCACAGCTACACGCGGACATAAGGGCGAGGGCGCCCGGTCAGGAACACATTATCGTCCATGGTTCGAGGGCGGTCAAATGCCGCTCGTTCGTCGCGTTCCCAAATTCGGATTTACAAATGTTCTTCGTGTCGAATTCCAAAAAGTGAATGTTTCCCGACTTGAAGAATTCGCAGCCGCAGGTAAAATTAAAGACGGAAAAATTAATCCGGAATTACTATATACTCTTGGCGCTGTTTCAAAAAAATCTTTACCTGTAAAAATACTAGGCGACGGAGATTTAAAATCCAAATTAGAAATTACTGCAAATTCATTCAGCAAAACAGCCGTGCAGAAAATTGAAGCTGCCGGCGGAAAAGCAATTACTATCAACAAATCAGCGAAGTAA
- a CDS encoding 50S ribosomal protein L18 gives MIKKSRIEKRLKIKNRISKKIRGTTERPRLTIYRSLHHMYAQIVDDSQAKTLVAASTLSPSVRDEIKTLKGKKEIAKRVGAEIGKLALEKKLSKVVFDRNGYSYHGVVKSLADAAREAGLKF, from the coding sequence ATGATTAAAAAATCGAGAATTGAAAAAAGATTAAAAATTAAAAATCGAATCAGTAAAAAAATACGTGGGACAACTGAACGTCCTCGATTAACAATCTACCGGAGCTTACATCATATGTATGCTCAGATTGTGGATGATTCGCAGGCGAAGACACTTGTTGCGGCATCAACACTCTCACCATCAGTGCGTGACGAAATTAAAACGCTTAAAGGCAAAAAAGAAATTGCCAAGCGGGTTGGTGCTGAAATAGGAAAACTTGCTTTAGAAAAGAAACTCAGTAAAGTAGTATTTGATCGCAATGGTTATTCATACCATGGCGTTGTAAAATCATTGGCAGATGCCGCTCGTGAAGCCGGACTCAAATTTTAA
- the rpmJ gene encoding 50S ribosomal protein L36 has protein sequence MKVRSSVKKLCDNCKIIRRNGVVRVICKNPKHKQRQG, from the coding sequence ATGAAAGTTCGATCATCAGTGAAAAAATTATGTGATAATTGTAAAATTATACGGCGCAACGGTGTTGTCCGCGTAATATGCAAGAACCCAAAACACAAACAAAGACAAGGATAA
- the map gene encoding type I methionyl aminopeptidase, which translates to MAKVFIKSPAEIELMRESNRIVAEVLKMMNVMVKPGITTKELDQFAEEFIRSQQAEPAFKGYGTDKKNLFPASLCISIDDEVVHGIPGSRKLNEGEIVSIDVGVKKNKFYGDGAWTFAVGKISSEKQRLLQATEESLYEGIAQAVSGNRVHDISAAVQKRVESDGFSVVRDLVGHGVGKYLHEEPAVPNYGEKGTGLLLETGMTLAIEPMVNAGSYRVRVDADGWTVRTADGKDSAHFEHTVLVKDGKPEILTIS; encoded by the coding sequence ATGGCGAAAGTTTTTATTAAATCGCCTGCTGAAATTGAATTGATGCGGGAAAGTAACAGGATTGTTGCAGAAGTCTTAAAGATGATGAATGTAATGGTCAAGCCCGGTATAACAACGAAAGAGTTGGATCAATTTGCAGAAGAGTTTATTAGATCTCAACAGGCAGAACCGGCATTTAAAGGTTACGGAACCGATAAGAAAAATCTTTTTCCGGCAAGTTTGTGTATTTCGATAGATGATGAAGTTGTTCACGGAATACCTGGTTCACGAAAGTTGAACGAAGGTGAGATAGTTTCTATCGATGTAGGTGTAAAGAAAAATAAGTTTTACGGCGATGGCGCCTGGACGTTCGCTGTAGGAAAAATTTCGAGCGAGAAGCAAAGATTGCTTCAAGCCACCGAAGAATCACTGTATGAAGGTATCGCGCAAGCAGTATCAGGAAACAGAGTACACGATATATCTGCGGCAGTTCAGAAGCGTGTTGAATCCGATGGATTTTCGGTCGTTCGGGATTTAGTAGGACACGGAGTAGGAAAATATTTACACGAAGAACCGGCTGTTCCAAATTACGGCGAAAAGGGAACAGGACTCTTGTTAGAAACCGGAATGACATTAGCAATTGAACCGATGGTGAATGCCGGAAGCTATCGAGTTCGAGTCGACGCCGACGGCTGGACAGTTAGAACGGCAGACGGAAAAGATTCGGCACATTTTGAACATACAGTTTTAGTTAAAGATGGTAAACCAGAAATACTTACAATATCATAA
- the secY gene encoding preprotein translocase subunit SecY produces MAKLSESFRNIFKIHELRQRILFTAGILIIVRLGAHITLPGVDAQLLTEAMRNQASNTLFGLYDLFVGGAFSNAAIFALGIMPYISASIIIQLLGAVIPYFQKLSKEGEEGRKKITQLTRYGTVLISMLQAWGVSVQLMSINAEGIPIVPPAVHGLVFQLSTMFVLTAGTIFIMWLGEQITERGIGNGISLIIFIGIIARFPNALLDEYQLVSSGARGLIIELIIFILMFFIVAGIVMVTQATRRIPVQYAKRVVGRKIYGGVTQYIPMRVNTAGVMPIIFAQAIMFIPNTILTFFPESDFMQGIAGYFNYTSITYSVVYALMIIFFTYFYTAVAFNPKDVAENMQKQGGFIPGIRPGKHTSDFIDNILTKITLPGSIFLAIVAILPAFLMRLGVTSGFASFFGGTSLLIIVGVGLDTLQQIESHLLMRHYDGFMKSGKIKGRRM; encoded by the coding sequence ATGGCAAAACTCAGCGAAAGTTTTCGGAACATATTCAAAATTCATGAACTCCGACAGAGGATTTTATTCACTGCCGGAATTCTGATTATTGTTCGTTTAGGCGCTCACATCACACTACCCGGTGTAGATGCTCAATTGCTAACAGAAGCAATGCGAAATCAGGCATCTAACACTCTTTTTGGGTTGTATGATCTTTTCGTAGGTGGTGCTTTCAGCAATGCGGCAATTTTTGCTCTCGGTATAATGCCTTATATCAGTGCATCTATTATAATCCAATTGCTCGGCGCGGTGATTCCATACTTCCAAAAATTATCAAAAGAAGGTGAAGAAGGCCGAAAAAAAATTACACAACTCACCCGTTATGGCACAGTTCTGATTTCTATGCTTCAGGCATGGGGTGTTAGCGTTCAGTTGATGAGCATTAATGCCGAGGGTATACCGATTGTACCTCCGGCGGTCCACGGACTTGTATTTCAACTATCAACGATGTTTGTACTGACAGCAGGTACAATATTTATTATGTGGTTGGGAGAACAAATCACAGAGCGCGGTATTGGAAACGGAATATCACTTATTATTTTTATCGGCATCATTGCACGTTTTCCAAATGCACTTCTCGATGAATATCAGCTCGTAAGCTCGGGCGCACGCGGTTTGATTATTGAACTGATTATTTTTATACTCATGTTTTTTATCGTTGCCGGTATTGTTATGGTCACTCAGGCAACCCGACGGATTCCTGTTCAATATGCGAAACGCGTTGTTGGCAGAAAAATTTATGGCGGGGTAACACAATACATCCCGATGCGTGTAAATACGGCTGGCGTTATGCCGATTATATTTGCCCAAGCTATCATGTTTATTCCTAACACAATTCTCACTTTCTTTCCTGAAAGCGATTTTATGCAGGGGATAGCCGGATATTTTAACTATACATCAATCACCTACTCGGTTGTTTACGCCTTGATGATTATCTTCTTTACATATTTTTATACTGCCGTCGCATTCAATCCGAAAGACGTTGCAGAAAATATGCAAAAGCAAGGCGGATTCATTCCCGGCATCAGACCCGGAAAACATACATCTGATTTTATAGATAACATCTTGACTAAAATTACATTACCAGGATCAATTTTTCTCGCGATCGTCGCGATTCTTCCCGCATTTTTGATGCGGTTAGGAGTGACTTCCGGTTTTGCAAGTTTCTTCGGCGGTACCAGTTTGTTAATTATTGTTGGAGTTGGTTTGGATACCCTCCAACAAATTGAATCGCATCTTCTAATGCGCCATTACGACGGTTTCATGAAGAGCGGCAAGATTAAAGGCAGAAGGATGTAA